A region of Asterias amurensis chromosome 22, ASM3211899v1 DNA encodes the following proteins:
- the LOC139954068 gene encoding D(2) dopamine receptor-like encodes MANFSMLDFADISSSSSRPAMETSEIVRYPFRLILYIVVFIFGTPGNCLILRVYWTKSHKTSTHVLIMALAWADLMVCLYMIVNIVKEALLFTRSDHNGVAPIIFDFLEPFETTAIGTSIMVTGVIAADRYDCVCRPHRRFFTHRRGKIATWASLLFSVFINIPQFIGGFPDSNIPSLSTIVFAFHVLLFVTVLVMIAVCYSLVYRAIKKHVKVGTVSTAQDEHGLELESNLSTRLTSTVSQTVESVFSSNRADQPSSSSAKHVRMKMSGAPTLHGTSPYEKTRTTLTQRGDTSTGGRLPGSGTNAWRARENQQRANAVLLQRKTTKMLFITSVVFLLTWLPYWISIVVSFAIGGGLNINPVVVRIWDDLLLLLYSNNLLNPIIYGIANKRFRKDCRDMLRKIC; translated from the coding sequence ATGGCAAACTTTTCGATGTTAGATTTTGCGGATatttccagcagcagctcacgaCCAGCCATGGAAACATCTGAAATCGTCAGATATCCTTTTCGCCTGATTTTATACATTGTTGTGTTTATATTCGGAACGCCTGGCAACTGTCTCATACTCCGTGTTTATTGGACCAAGTCCCACAAGACAAGCACCCATGTTCTGATTATGGCATTGGCATGGGCTGATCTTATGGTGTGCTTGTATATGATTGTTAACATTGTCAaagaagctctgctgtttacaCGCAGTGATCACAATGGCGTTGCTCCAATCATTTTTGACTTTTTGGAGCCGTTTGAAACCACAGCCATTGGTACCTCGATTATGGTTACCGGAGTGATTGCAGCGGATCGCTACGATTGCGTCTGCCGTCCACATCGGCGTTTCTTTACCCATAGACGGGGTAAGATAGCGACATGGGCATCGCTTCTGTTCTCGGTGTTCATCAATATCCCTCAGTTTATTGGGGGTTTCCCGGACTCTAACATTCCATCTTTAAGCACGATTGTATTTGCATTTCATGTGCTTTTGTTCGTTACCGTACTTGTGATGATTGCCGTTTGTTACAGCTTAGTTTACAGAGCAATAAAGAAACACGTCAAAGTTGGAACGGTGTCGACCGCTCAAGATGAACATGGTTTAGAGCTCGAAAGTAATTTGTCGACAAGGCTTACTTCGACAGTGTCCCAAACTGTCGAGTCAGTGTTTTCATCTAATCGGGCTGATCAACCCAGTTCAAGCAGTGCTAAACACGTCAGAATGAAGATGAGTGGGGCACCAACTCTTCACGGTACATCCCCCTATGAAAAAACACGGACAACGTTGACACAGCGAGGTGATACGTCTACAGGGGGTCGACTCCCCGGTAGTGGCACTAATGCATGGCGGGCAAGAGAAAACCAACAGAGGGCCAACGCTGTACTCCTACAACGCAAGACAACAAAAATGCTCTTCATAACAAGTGTAGTTTTTCTGTTGACCTGGCTACCATATTGGATATCGATTGTTGTTAGTTTTGCTATTGGGGGTGGTCTGAATATCAACCCCGTTGTTGTGCGAATATGGGATGATCTCCTTTTATTACTTTACTCTAACAACCTTCTTAATCCAATCATTTACGGAATTGCAAATAAACGATTTAGGAAAGACTGCCGGGATATGCTACGCAAGATCTGCTGA
- the LOC139953960 gene encoding noelin-like → MAVINMFWTKSVLLMAFLACHLHFADAQTTLPTASSDVNDFQLTQGQAKGGTCQCSIKTPFPVVCTDYQINNNSEQLRQIQHEINNLTLDITQLYEKATLQSELIITFQDNLAEATEKFNLMEGGQLLITRAEIEGVRQNVRGMASALYTLQQWQGIQTDDEQVQRIRAIMTDVSSISTVVDAMMEFENSDDLDGMQRRITELSGQLRTCNAGQQTGGGAQYSPPTVGTATVSPGTRHGSVGGQALPERWPEMAKQNSCGRLVSVSEPYTVRGSLNQYGVWMRDPEVNPDYVYYHNYTSSSQTVKFGGSMSVGAFQRSKTHWIKGETLQHIKEAIVYNSSLYAYSEERVAYTTTSYDYRGRLRTETNYRTDKKLSKITGGSSPDSNMTIDSDGVVSTRDIASDTPLDRIAYSGPSDVPKMDLSVDESGLWLIYSNELEMLVVSKVDEETLEFERTVESSYPKNSVGNCFIICRKVYCLNGAMRYDSRVAFFMDTDSGFEGFVNVPFIIKYGSLSSIEYNPRDQLLYGWDNGHAVVYSLTFE, encoded by the exons atggcggtgaTAAACATGTTCTGGACTAAGAGTGTTCTGCTGATGGCTTTCCTGGCATGCCATCTTCACTTTGCGGACGCTCAG ACGACATTGCCCACGGCTTCATCTGACGTGAATGACTTCCAACTGACCCAGGGTCAAGCCAAGGGCGGAACCTGCCAATGCTCGATCAAAACACCATTCCCCGTGGTTTGTACGGACtaccaaataaataacaactcCGAGCAACTACGACAGATTCAACATGAG atAAACAACTTGACACTTGATATTACTCAATTGTACGAGAAGGCAACCTTGCAATCAGAGCTCATCATTACCTTCCAGGACAACCTTGCCGAAGCTACTGAGAAATTCAACTTAATGGAGGGTGGGCAATTGCTGATCACCCGGGCTGAGATTGAGGGAGTACGCCAGAATGTTCGCGGCATGGCCTCTGCGCTGTACACATTACAACAGTGGCAAGGGATTCAGACAGATGACGAACAAGTGCAGAGAATTCGGGCCATTATGACAGAC GTTTCATCCATCAGCACTGTTGTCGATGCTATGATGGAGTTTGAAAACAGCGACGACTTAGACGGCATGCAGCGTCGAATCACTGAGTTATCTGGTCAGCTAAGGACTTGCAACGCGGGGCAGCAGACAGGTGGTGGTGCACAGTACTCCCCTCCTACCGTAGGAACAGCAACTGTGAGTCCAGGCACCAGACATGGCTCAGTCGGTGGTCAAGCACTGCCGGAAAGATGGCCAGAGATGGCAAAACAAA ATAGCTGTGGAAGACTAGTCTCCGTTTCAGAGCCTTACACTGTACGAGGAAGTCTGAATCAATATGGAGTGTGGATGAGGGACCCGGAGGTGAATCCTGACTATGTGTATTATCATAA TTACACATCCTCGAgtcaaactgtgaagtttggaGGCAGTATGAGTGTTGGTGCTTTCCAGCGGTCTAAAACCCATTGGATTAAAGGAGAAACTCTCCAACACATCAAGGAGGCGATCGTCTACAACAGCTCCCTCTATGCATACTCTGAGGAACGAGTGGCATACACGACAACGAGCTATGATTATCGTGGGCGCCTGAGGACAGAAACAAACTATCGTACTGACAAGAAACTGTCCAAGATCACAGGGGGCTCTTCACCGGATTCGAACATGACTATCGACTCAGACGGCGTGGTGAGTACGCGGGACATTGCGTCAGATACACCCCTTGATCGGATCGCTTACTCCGGTCCAAGTGACGTTCCAAAGATGGACCTGAGCGTAGATGAATCTGGACTGTGGCTGATATACAGTAATGAACTGGAGATGCTCGTCGTTAGTAAAGTGGATGAAGAAACGCTGGAGTTTGAGCGTACAGTTGAGAGTTCTTACCCGAAGAATAGCGTTGGGAACTGCTTCATCATCTGCAGGAAGGTCTACTGTCTGAACGGGGCCATGAGGTACGACTCTAGGGTGGCTTTCTTCATGGACACTGACAGTGGCTTCGAAGGATTCGTCAATGTCCCTTTCATCATCAAGTACGGGAGCCTATCATCGATTGAGTATAACCCACGTGACCAGCTGCTGTATGGCTGGGACAATGGCCATGCAGTTGTGTACAGTCTTACTTTCGAGTGA